TGATGACATggtgatttgttagaccagtttcAGTTGCTATATCAATTGTATGTCTGGTTGGGGCGGCTTGAGATTCAATTTAGAAAACacttagtcctcaccatattccccttgagctaaggtcacttacaccttgcccaatcactcatggCGAGTCTTTAAGGTAGACTTCCAGAACCTTCCCATACTAGTTCTATGGCACTCCACAAATTCTTCATGGGTGCTCAGAACTTGACGCCTAATCATCTGGAAGAATGACAGTCTTTAAAGGTAACAGGCATCCGATCACAGAGgataatctcttcagtgatgctcaatcactttggctttGGTTGGCTTTTTCCTCACTTGGGTTTTCAAGTTTAtcaaaggatgggttgctctcaaatatGACACTTGTCAGtctctcttggagcagccaaccaactactggttgtgggggcagctatttatagccctTGAGTACGACCAGTGGCAGGTCCAGTTGCGCGGCACGATGGCGCGCCTCAACTTCCCGTGGGGGACGCTGCCCGTTGATGTCGACTCGCCGCCGCCGGGGGTGGTGAGTGCGATGATGGCTAGGGAGGACCAGGAGGTGAGGAAGCGCATCACGGCGGAGGCCGCCTACGAGGAGTACATGATGGACCTCCGCCGCCAGTACCCTGAGCTTATGGAGGCGGAACGGACGATCTTCTCGAATCACGGTCGAGGGGGAAGTCATCGTCCTCTCCAACAACGAGGAGCACAATGGCGATGATGGCAACAAGGACGAGGAGGAGTTCAACAGTGAAGTATGACGAcgcatcttccccaactccggcgatgACGGCACAGGGTCGGACCCCATGGGTGGTGGAATCTCGCGGGAAGATCGGCTCGCCCTCTAAGGGAATGGTGTTTAGTTTTAGTTTAAATTCATGTTTAGTTTAAGTTTAAAATCATGTTAAGTTTTAATTTCAAGTTCATGTTTAGGTTTAAATCAAATGATTATGTACATTATGTGTTGAATTTCGGTTGTTTAAATCGAATCTATGTTGAACTTATGAggattttatttttaattactcCATTAAATTTAGGAGTTCAGCTAGGTCCGATCAAAACTTTGAGTAGAAAAATCATCCACTAAAGTTTACTTCGCCGATTGCTCCTCTATTTTTAAAAGATTGGTTGGAGTTGGACTTAGAGCATGTACAGTCGAGTGCCCCAAATCCGTCTCAAACGCCCGAGCGGGCTGATCAGTCACAAAAAATCGACCCAATCGGGTGCCACAAACGGGCCTCGAACGTCTcagctgaccggcacccctcatatccaacccaaatccAGGGCAGATATGGGACGACCCGAGCACGCCCAGACGGGTCCGCCTAACATGCCCGGCCCACCACCGACCCCACGACTGTCCCACAAAAAACCTCATCCAACTTATCACTTTGAACCCTAGCTCActcacactctcctctctcgctccATCCTCTCCTCTCCCTGCACCGATTTCGATCAAATCCGGCAAAATGTTGAGCTCCGGTAGCGACTCTGGCTCTGACCTCGGCTACGATGAGGAGTTGGCCCTCCGCATTGCcttggagcggtccaaggtggatACTGGGGGCAGCTCCGGATCTGCAGTGTCGTTGCAACTCCTGCGCTGGCGCAGCGCGGACGCCGGAGCTGGACCCTCCCGGTCCGCCCTCAGCTCCGGCAGGACAGCGCAGTCTGCACCGCCCACGCATCGTCTCCTTCCCCCGCCGGCCGCTCCTCCACGCGGGTAACGGTGAGTGCTAGTCCCTGTGCTGCCGGCCTGCACATGCACTCCGGAATCAGAGGCGCGCTGCCCGCGGTTAGAGGCAGCGGGCAAGGGAGAGGGAAGCGGCGGAGCAGTCTGTGCGCCGTCGCCGCCTGATGCCAGTGGAGCCCAACGAGGACGAGCGGCTCCTCGCATGGGTCTGTCGTCGATCGCTCAGGATGGCGGAGACGGACACTCGCCGCCTCCGGCGGAAGAACGCAACGACCCTCCGACTAGCCATAGAGAAGTCGGAGCGGGAGGCGAAGGAGGCAACGGCGAAGGTGGCTCGGCTCGCCAAGCTGAAGCGGAAGTAGGACAAGGCCGTCCGCTGGATGAAGGGGTTGATTGTCCTGACCTCCTCAGAATCCGACGATGGCAGCTACACCTCCTACGATGACGACCAAGATCCTCCACCAGCCGCGGATGCCTACAGCTGCACCGGCGACCGAAAGGGCAAAGGCCCGCGGTGGAAGTGGTGATCTCGCACTTCCTCTTATGTTTATATCGTTTTTAGTTGTTAATGTTTAAGAACTTGTCCGACAACAAACTCAGATGATCTCTAGGATGATGGCAAGCTCGTTTGATGTCCGTTTGCAGCCGATTTTGTTGCCCGTTCTTTGATCATGTAGAGTAGCTCATGTTGCATGTATAGTATGGATATAGGGTGCCAGATATAAGATATGCGGATGTGAAGAGCGAAATATGAGGTATGCTTACGGACGCGCCTGAACATGTCCACATGCGTTTGAGGGGCCGAATTAGCCCATCACGACTGTACATGCTCTTAGGGTGGAAAGTATAACGTTGGTAAATGTTTGAGTCAATCGATATAGGTACGAGGGACAGGAGGGCGATGCTTATCCATGTAGGCCACTGAGGTGGTGGTCGAGCTTTGCATGCAAGCGAACAGCCAGATAATCGGGGTCCATGCGCACGCGGGCGCCACATGGCCGATGCAGCAACCTGTGGCTGCGAATGTGCAGCACATGACGCTGCCGGAACTTTGAGAAAGATAGCCAGCGCCTCCAGGGCCATCCGTGCATAGATCCATGCATAGTGGAGCCATTCTGTCTGCTTGGGATCCTCTTCTTCGTGCACCATGCATGCCCTACCAGTTGGCCTCTGCATGCATATATTTTCAACGGTGTATTGTTTATCATTCCGACAACGGTTATCGCGCCATTTTTAAAACCGCCCCTAAACCGTCACAAATCTTATAAATTATACTGAATGAAAAGGCTAAACCTAATTGATGTCTTTCCAGGAGTATATGATTTGCGTCAGTCCCACAAATACTTCAAAAAAAGGCATTTTATACAATAGTGAAAACAGTAGAAACTTGTTGTAGAATAACTATTCTACAGCCGGTTGTAAAATAGATGGAATGTATACATATACAGACATAAACTCTCACATGCATGATGGATGCATGTATGGCATCTTCAtgcatgtacatgctacatgcttTTGTATAAAATGGTTCAACGTCCACAGCCAAGATATGCAGACGTACAAGTAAAAAAGAGATGATGTACAAACGTACACTGGATGGTGAAAATATGGTATTGGACGACATTGATCATTCAGCTTAGCAGTTAGCATTGCTTACTAGTCATGCTGCATATTATGTCGTCCCGACGGTCTCTAGCATTTGTCCCTAGCTGGCAGGCGGCCATAATGCATGCTAGGACCGAAAAGATGTGTGTCGTCCACCGGCCCGTGGGCTGTGTCTCAGCCGCTGCTGCCGGTCCTATCTAGATCCGACCGATGTACCTACAAGTTCTCTGTATAGTTTTCTACGTGCATGCAGACATGTAGTTATACTCCCTCTATTTGACAATGTACTAGTACACATTATCTTTCTAAGATTTAAACATGTATATATTTCACTAAGATTTCAAAAAATCAACACTGACAATACAAAATTAGTGTCAATAGATTCATCATGAAGTATATTCTTCTCTTAacattatatttatttaatagtcgTATTTTAGATGCCAATAGTTCATCCTATAAACTTGGCTAAATATAGACatgtttgacttaaaaaaaattatgcctttgcaaaaaaaaatattatGCCATATATTGTGAAATGGTGGGAGCACTGGGACATATCATACTAGTATCTATGGATAAATGCACCGTGCTGCCGTACGTACCCGGAATCTGGAGTTTTGATTGTATGTGCTGCCTTGGCGCGACAAGTGTCCTAGAAACATTTGTGGTCCAAGATGACccaggtttttttttttttgaagggaAGATGACCCAGGTTTTGCTAGCGAAGCACACGGCCCTACTGTCCTCCCCTGCCTGTATGACCACATGTATACTATTGATTATTATATGTTGATTTCATTTTTAGATTATCTGTATACCAAATATGGATATATCACAAGCAAGGGAGACCAGGTTTCGGGCCCAAAAATATCCCATGCACCGGACGTACGTACTCTGCAGGCTTACTGTACATTGAGGAAGATGAAATACAGTAAACTGCACCACGTATGTACGTGCACAATAACTTGTGACAGGTTGAATACACGTACTTCTCCCTTAAATAGAGATTCCGCTATAAACTATAGAGTACAGCCGAATGAATGAACCTATGCTCTATATATATCCAAATGTAGTTTTATAGTGAAATCTTTAAAagaacttatatttagaaacggagggtgTTTATGTGTTCACCGTACCAGCTGCGGTATACTAAGCATTAAATGTTTATGTTAGATAAGTTTATGATGTATCATCTAGTAACTAGCTTGACAATACACACCCAgacagtactccctctgtttcaaaataagtgactcaagtttATACTAATTTTGTGCTAaaattaatacaaagttgagtcacttatttagCCATATTGATAAGTGTGTGAAACTGCAAATATGATATATGGAGTGATACACAAACATTTGTTGTACATTTCCTTAATTGCTTGATGAAACATTGCCCTTTTACTATTTTTGTCATCATAATTTGACATATATACCAATCTTCCAAAAGTTCCAACATCACACGCCACACAAATACAGTCAATGATGAATTATGTTCTCATCTGCCCCCTCCTTTATTTTTCTCATTAACTTCTCCCATCCATCCCAATCCTCTCCATGCAAATGCCAGAGCCCCACTGCAGCCTGAATCGCCTCACTAAGCATCTATTTATACCCCACCTGAGCTCCCGCTACCTTCACATCTCAAGCCACAAGGCAAATGCAGGAAACACAACACACAAACACAGGCACACATCTATCTATCGATCGATCATGGTGAGGCTAATGGAGATCTCCAAGAAATGGCACGGCAGTGCTAGCAGCAAGGTCACCTCCCCTACCGCCGCCGCTGGTGCAGCGGCCACGGTGGCGTCGTGCCCGCGGGGCCATTTCGCGGCCTACACCCGGGACGGCAGCCGGTTCTTCGTTCCCATCGGCTGCCTCACCAGCGACACCTTCCGGGAGCTCCTCAACATGGCCGAGGAGGAGTTTGGCAAACCTGGCGACCGCCCCATCGTGCTGCCGTGCTCCGTGGCCTGCCTTGAGCAGATCCTCGCCGACTTCCGGGCCACCTCCAAGAAGCACAACGGTGGCGGCAGGGCCAAGATTTGGTAGAAGAAATCCTGATTCGATTAATTAATTCCGCCGTTGATCATTGTTAATTAGTGAGACCGATCCATCGATGATCAATGGTCCCTTAATTTTTGGGAGCGTAGTTCCATCATGTCGATTTTTTTTCCTTCCCTCCCGGCAATGGTTTGTACTGTATATGCCAATGCTCGTGTTTTcaggagggttgttgttgttgcaagTTGACATGACGTAAGCATCTAGCTAGCCAGCTATCCATCCTTTTTCTTATTCTTTATTTAATTCCTCTCTTTTTTGTGTCTATTGTTGAAAATATGTTCTAGAGACAATCATGCGGTTATGTTATTTCGTTATGTATTCGTGAGTTGTTTGTATTATCGTTGAACATCATCATTGATATGTATTAATAAGTATGTGGCTTGTTTATGATACTGGATATTGTATGATGGTTGTTCTGATGGTCCCTGATTAATAAGGTTATGTGGACACACATTCTTTGAATAGTATATGATTCGGTCGATGACTATATTTCACAAGTCATTAACATAGAGATACCAAACCGATACTAGTATGGATTTGAAGATGGGAATAATCAAGTTGGACAAACCCGACTTGAGGCTTCGAATGTACTCAGGATGCGAATCAACTTACTTGGTGTCTATCAAACACTACTTTGTAATTGAGTAGTATAAATGTAGCTTTCTAGTTAGTCGTGAAACATGTTGTGACACGTGGTTGGTCAAGATGGGATTTGCACATCTAATGAAGGAATATAATTCACTAATACTGGAAAAGGCTACTAGCGGCTGCCAAAATCGTCATTAATG
The window above is part of the Triticum aestivum cultivar Chinese Spring chromosome 2A, IWGSC CS RefSeq v2.1, whole genome shotgun sequence genome. Proteins encoded here:
- the LOC123185047 gene encoding auxin-responsive protein SAUR36 — translated: MVRLMEISKKWHGSASSKVTSPTAAAGAAATVASCPRGHFAAYTRDGSRFFVPIGCLTSDTFRELLNMAEEEFGKPGDRPIVLPCSVACLEQILADFRATSKKHNGGGRAKIW